The following are encoded in a window of Pan troglodytes isolate AG18354 chromosome 4, NHGRI_mPanTro3-v2.0_pri, whole genome shotgun sequence genomic DNA:
- the GFRA3 gene encoding GDNF family receptor alpha-3: protein MVRPLNPRPLPPVVLMLLLLLPPSPLPLAAGDPLPTESRLMNSCLQARRKCQADPTCSAAYHHLDSCTSSISTPLPSEEPSVPADCLEAAQQLRNSSLIGCMCHRRMKNQVACLDIYWTVHRARSLGNYELDVSPYEDTVTSKPWKMNLSKLNMLKPDSDLCFKFAMLCTLNDKCDRLRKAYGEACSGPHCQRHVCLRQLLTFFEKAAEPHAQGLLLCPCAPNDRGCGERRRNTIAPNCALPPVAPNCLELRRLCFSDPLCRSRLVDFQTHCHPMDILGTCATEQSRCLRAYLGLIGTAMTPNFVSNVNTSVALSCTCRGSGNLQEECEQLEGFFSHNPCLTDAIAAKMRFHSQLFSQDWPHPTFAVMAHQNENPAVRPQPWVPSLFSCTLPLILLLSLW, encoded by the exons GAGACCCCCTTCCCACAGAAAGCCGACTCATGAACAGCTGTCTCCAGGCCAGGAGGAAGTGCCAGGCTGATCCCACCTGCAGTGCTGCCTACCACCACCTGGATTCCTGCACCTCTAGCATAAGCACCCCACTGCCCTCAGAGGAGCCTTCGGTCCCTGCTGACTGCCTGGAGGCAGCACAGCAACTCAGGAACAGCTCTCTGATAGGCTGCATGTGCCACCGGCGCATGAAGAACCAGGTTGCCTGCTTGGACATCTATTGGACCGTTCACCGTGCCCGCAGCCTTG GTAACTATGAGCTGGATGTCTCCCCCTATGAAGACACAGTGACCAGCAAACCCTGGAAAATGAATCTCAGCAAACTGAACATGCTCAAACCAG ACTCAGACCTCTGCTTCAAGTTTGCCATGCTGTGTACTCTCAATGACAAGTGTGACCGGCTGCGCAAGGCCTACGGGGAGGCGTGCTCTGGGCCCCACTGCCAGCGCCACGTCTGCCTCAGGCAGCTGCTCACTTTCTTTGAGAAGGCCGCCGAGCCCCACGCACAGGGCCTGCTACTGTGCCCATGCGCCCCCAACGACCGGGGCTGCGGGGAGCGCCGGCGCAACACCATCGCCCCCAACTGCGCGCTGCCGCCTGTGGCCCCCAACTGCCTGGAGCTGCGGCGCCTCTGCTTCTCCGACCCGCTTTGCAG ATCACGCCTGGTGGATTTCCAGACCCACTGCCATCCCATGGACATCCTAGGAACTTGTGCAACAGAGCAGTCCAGATGTCTACGAGCATACCTGGGGCTGATTG GGACTGCTATGACCCCCAACTTTGTCAGCAATGTCAACACCAGTGTTGCCTTAAGCTGCACCTGCCGAGGCAGTGGCAACCTGCAGGAGGAGTGTGAACAGCTGGAAGGGTTCTTCTCCCACAACCCCTGCCTCA CGGACGCCATTGCAGCTAAGATGCGTTTTCACAGCCAACTCTTCTCCCAGGACTGGCCACACCCTACCTTTGCTGTGATGGCACACCAG AATGAAAACCCTGCTGTGAGGCCACAGCCCTGGGTGCCCTCTCTTTTCTCCTGCACGCTTCCCTTGATTCTGCTCCTGAGCCTATGGTAG